A segment of the Desulfurococcus mucosus DSM 2162 genome:
TCGAGGGAGTCCCTGAGGAGTATAGCATCCCCCGACTCCCTCGCTATGTCCGTTGCGTTTCCAACAGCTATGCCAACGAATGCTGCACTCAGTGCGATTGCATCGTTCACACCGTCTCCAACATACAGGACTCTCTGCCCGCCGCCCTGGATCCCGTGGATAAGCCTTCCCTTATCCTCAGGCCTTAGTCCTGAGTAGAAGAAGTCTAGTCCCAGCTCCTTTCCCACGTGCTTCACGTTTTCCTCGATATCTCCACTAGCTATTCCCACCTTAAAGCCAACTGATTTAAAGTATTTGACTACATTGAGAGCATCCTCTCTTACCTCATCCCTGATCTCGAGGACGGCTGCAACCTCATCACCTATCACGACTAGCACCGGGGTTCCACCGGATCTACCGATTTCATCTATTAGGGTTTGAGTTCCACTATTTATCTCAACCCCGAGTCCCTTAACAAGGTTGATGCTGCCTACACCTACCCTCTTACCCATAACTACTCCTAGGACTCCGAGACCCGGAAGATGCTCGAAGAACTCTGGATCTTCAACGCTTACACCAGCGTCTCTGCAGTAATTGCTGATGGCCCTGGCCAAGGGATGCTCACTTCTCTGTTCAACGCTACAGACATATTTCATGATCTCTTCCCTACTGTAACCACCTAGCGTCACTACGCCTTTCAAGGAGGGCTTGCCTACGGTTATAGTCCCCGTCTTATCAAGGAGGAGTATATTTGAGGCCGGGATCCTCTCGAAGACATCCCCTTTCTTCACTAGTATTCCTTCCCTGGAGGCCTTTATGACACCTATTGAAACAACCATGGGGATAGCTATCCCCAGGGGACATGGACATGAAACAGCGAGTACCGATGCAGCGAAAAGCAGGGAGAGGAATATGTCTCCACTATAAATGTACCATGAGAACACAGTCACTAACGCTGAAGCCGTCACGATCCAGGTTAGCTTGCCCACTGCTTTATCAGCTAGCTGCTGAAACCCTGGCCTATGGAGAACCGCCTCTCTGGCTGATGCCAGCAGGTTGTATAAGGCAGTATCCCTCCCCTTCCTGGTCACCCTAACCCTTATGTATCCGGAGGTCAGGATCGTGCCTGCCAGCACCCTATCCCTGTTCTCGGAGGACTTCAGGACTGGTATGGGTTCACCGGTGAAAGTGGATTCATCCACATACCCCCATCCATCAACAACTATACCGTCGACTAGGATTTTTTCTCCGGCTTTTACTTCGATAATGGAGTTCAGGCTCACGGCATCAGCGCTAACCTCCTCTACCCTACCGTCTTCGACGACCCTGACCTTCGAGTTAAGCGAGGTTTCAAGCACGGTTAAGTGGGTTAAAGCCCTCTTTCTAAGGGAGTCCTCGAGGTATCTCCCTAGGTTTACGAACCCGAGAACCCCGGCTGACGCCTCGAGGAACATGGCCTGGTATCGTGTGGCTGAACCAGTGATACATAACAGTATGCCTGATACAAATGTTATCCCAGCTGAGAGAGCGATAAGGGACTCCATGGTTGGTGCCCACATGAAAAGGGATTTGAACCCCTTCAGGAATACATCATATGAGAGAAGCACTGTCAGTGATGACAAGGCTAGGAGAACAGGGATACCGGCATCATGGGGAAGGATATGGGACATTGAAATAATGAGAACGGTTAACCCGGTTGCGAACGCTGCGAACCTACGTGCAATATGTGCTTTGGTTCCCCCGCGACCTCCCCTGGGTTCTTCCCTGAGAGATAAACCCATGTTGTCTAGGAGCGAGAGGATATAGTGTTTCTCCACTGTACGAGGGTTGAAGCGCACCAGGATTCTGCAAGTTAATGTGTCAACCCTTACATCTAGGATCCCCGGTAGTCTACGTATCTCTTTCTCTACTGCTACAGCGGTTTCAGGTTGAATCTCCTCGGCGAAGACCTCGAGCTCCTCCTTGACTAGATCGTAGCCTGCATCCCTTATAGCATGATATATTTCGCTCAGGCTAACGTATTCGTCGTCGTACTCGATTACTGCGTTGCCCAGGAAGTCAGATTCTAATTTGACATTCCCCCTCAGGTCGGCGAGCCTCCTCTTTATAGCATAGATGCATGTTGAGCAGTCAACGCCTATAATCTCTACGGGTTCCCTTCTTCTCATCATACCTCCCGTTAGGTACCAATACTGGTTGCCCTAGCCAGGCATACCTCTGGGTCCATGGGACAGGTAGTATTCAGGGTTCCTTTCAAACTCCTCCTTACATCTACTGCTGCAGAAATAGTAGATTCTTCCCTTGTATAGTGTTTTATGCTTCGACTTCGAGGGATCGACCCGCATACCGCACACAGGATCCACATATTCCACGGGTTTCCACCCCGTGAACGGGGATAGTCAAACCTTATTATAAACCCGGCGACTTAAACTACGTGTGTCAGGGCTTGAACCACACGTACAACCTGCTTCAGGCAGGCGATGCGACCAGGGTATCCCGGTGGTTTTGAATGAGGAGTGGGTTGATAGCTCTGTTAACGGATTTCGGGTATAGGGATCCATATGTTGGCGTGATGAAGGGCGTTATAAAGAGTATTAATCCAGCGGCTGAGATAGTGGATCTCACGCACGGCGTTACCAGGCATAGCATTGTTGAAGCAGCCGTTGTGTTGCTTGTTTCGGCGAAGTATTTCCCGCACGGCACGATATTCGTAGTGGTAGTAGACCCCGGTGTTGGTAGTGAGAGAAGGGCCCTGGTGGTTGAGACAAATAATTATATACTGCTGGGACCCGACAACGGGTGCCTAAGTCTGCTTGCCGCGAGGGATGGTGTTAAAAGAGCCTTCGACATATCAAACACCAGGTTTAAGCTGAGGGATACCTCCCACACGTTTCACGGACGTGATGTTTTCGCACCTGTGGCCGCGTGGATCAGCCTGGGTGTGCCCCTCGAGGAGGTAGGAGTAGAGGTCCCAGCGGGTTCCTTGAGAATGCTTGACATCGAAGCCCCTAGAGTTGGAGGGGATCATTCCGTGGAGGGAAGCGTGATATACATCGATGTCTACGGCAATATTATGACGAATATAGGTCCGGCTGAGATCACTGAGGCGGGCTTCCTACAAGGCGATAAACTCAAGGTAGTCGGCCCTACCGGTGTCACCGGGACATGTGTTTTCACAACAAGCTTCAGCCTCGTGGCCCCCGGCGAGTTAGCGTGCTACATGAACTCCTGGGGCTACCTAGAGGTCGCTGTGAACATGGGTGATGCAGCAAGGATGCTGGGGGTTGCACAGGGCTCGAGAATAATGTTTGCGAAGGCGGGTCATGAGGTTAGATCAGGGATTTAGCTAGGTGGTTTATGTAGGTCATCAGGTCGGATACCTGGTCGACTGGTTTAATGAACACTGTGTTAAAGAACCCTGGGTTGAAGAGGCATGCGGCCCCCACCACTAGGAGTATCAGTGATGCGGTGAGGGCAGATGCCTCTGCCAACCTGTATCTCGTATCCCTAGGCTTCCTGACCGGTGCCTCGAAGAGCAGTGTGAAGAATAGCTTCATATATGCTAGTAGCCCTATGGCGCTTGCAACTATCATGGCTATAGCGAAGACAGGATTATAGTTGAAGAGCGCCTCGTACATTAACAGTTTGCTAAGGAAGCCCGGTAGCGGCGGGATCCCTGCGAGGGTCAGCACGGATACGCCTATAGCTATCCCTGGCAATGGGTGTATTCTTCCAAAGCCAGCTAATTCATTGATTCTACGGGTCCCAGCATATCTGACCAGCACCCCTATCCCTAGGAACAGCGTGGACTTAGCTAGTGAATGCACCACGGTATGGTAGAGGAATGCCAGTAGGCCGCCCGCGTTCAAGACCCCTAACGACATGAATATGTACCCTGTATTCATGACAGTCGAGTAGGCTATTATCCTCTTGACATCCTGCTGAATGCCCATTAGTAATGCGCCTATGATCGCTGAAACCATCCCGGTTGACACAACTAGGAGCGAGGCGAGGTCTCTCACGGGGGTAACCCGGGCTGGCAGTGTTCCCCCGTACATCATGTAGAGAACCTTGTATAGTCCGATAGCACCCACATTCACCACGAGGCCGCTTAACATGGCTGAAACCGGTGCCGGGGCGGCTGGATGTGCATCCGGGAGCCAGAAGTGGTTGGGGAACACACCGCTTTTAATGCTGAAAGTCCAGAGCGCTAGCACCATGATTATGCCTGCAGAGATCACGCTGTAGCCTGCATCCTCCAGCGTTATGCTGCTACCGGGATACCCATGGATCTTAAGGGATAGATCCACCAGGTTCAGGGAGCCGTAGGTGTTGTATATTAATGCCAGGGCCAGCAGGTAGAGCGTTGTCCCCATCGCTCCGATGAACGCGTACTTCAAGCCTGAGACTATGGAGCCGGCTTTACTCCTGTAATACATGACGAGGCCGTATGATGAGACACCTGTGACCTCCAGCATGACGAATAAGTTGAAGACATCAGACGTCATTATGACTCCAAGCATGCCTGAGAACGCTCCAAGCATGAGTGTCACGTACCACGGGTATCCTTCATCCACGATGTACTCGGCGCTGTAAGCCATGATAATAGTCATGACTAGGCTTGTGGTTAACGCTAAGAGGGCTGACACCATGTCAAGCGTATACGTTATACCGAGGGGAGGCGGCCACCCGCCCATAATGTAGAATGAAGGCGTGCCTTCCCTGTATGCTTGAACCACTGCTATAAGCGATAACACTAGCGTAATCAAGCTGAACGCTACCCCCTGTGCGAAAACCACACGCCTACTCCTTGAGACTATGTAGGTGAGCGGTGTAATGAAGGCTCCTAGAACAGGTAGGAAGGGGATTAAGCCAACTACGTGTTGAAGCATCGCATCACCCCTGTTAATCAAATATCTTGGATGCGTAGCGCTCGAATTCCTCGCTTATAAGTAGCCTGGCCTGCCATGGTTCAGTAGTCGACACATCTATCCAGTTCACGTAGAAGAAGCCATCTCTCTCATCCACTACGACTGTGCCAGGTGTATTCGTGATGGAGTTTGCCACCAGTAGCCTAGCGTAGTCGGATACCACCGTGACAGGTACCTTAACTATCCCTGGCCTAATATTCATGTTGAAGATCCTCTTCACTACATCCATGTGAGCCTTGAACTCTATCACCGTCATGTACTTCAGGAAGTAGAGCAGGGATACGAGGAGCCGGCTTGGCTGAAGCAGCTTACCCGGGTTTCTGACAAGGTATCTTCCAGTGACCCAGCCGGCTACGGATGCAACTATTACTCCTGTAGCGATGTCGTAGGGGGTGAGGCTACCGGCTATGAGTATGTATATTATGAATACGAGTAGTGAGGCGGCTAATCTATCGATCACTCCTCCGGCACCTCCTCTGAGACCGCTTCAACGAGTCTTCTGGCGTCAGTCGTACCCTTCAACCGGTAGGCCTGTATTATCCCGAAGGCTATCAACGCGTTGACCGCCATGCCTATCACTATCCCTGTTAACACTAGGGCCTGCGGCAAGGGGTCTACGCCATGTTGCTTCACGTATTCAAGGTTCTCGGGGGTTAGCTCGACTAGGATGGGGGGTATGGAGGGGTAGACCAGCCTATACCCTATCATTATGAACACCACGAAAACGGTGTCGGAGAGCATGGTTAAAGAAATCAGCTTCTTAACAAGGCTCCTTCTGTAAACTATGCCATATATGGAGATCAACGCGTTCAAGACGAGCACTATCAGGAGCAGAGACCATGTGAAAGCGGATTCACTCACTTCCCTCACCCTCCTCGATCAGTGAAAGGTAGAGGAATACGGCTGCGAAACCAGCTGCCACGGCTATATACTCGAAGAAATTATAAAGGAAGAGGCTTCCACTGATCAACATGCCTGCCACATGTGAGGGATAAAACCTGGTGTTAGAGGCTAATTCAAGCCCCTTGAAAACCGGTAGCAACGCTACAATCCCTATTGATGCAAGCGCTAATCCTCTAACAGCTATAAGCTTCTCGGATGTCACGCCTTTACTCAGCACAGCGTACACCGAGTAAACAGGTATCAGTAGCAGGAATGCCACTCCCAGAGTGGATCCTCCTTGGAAGCCTCCTCCAGGCGTGAGGTGCCCGTGGAGTGCTATGCTTGCGGATGCACCGATGATCATCACAGACACTATCTTCGTTGAGGTCCTAGCTATACCTGTGAGGCCTTCGCCTCTACCGGGTCTCAGGGGTTTGAGACCCCTGAATACAGCGAGCCCCCCGACGATCGCGAGGAAGAACACGGCGGTCTCGTAAACTGTGTCCAGCCCCCTGTAGTCCCATACTATGGCTGTAACGGACTCCGGACTCATTGAAGAGTAGTTTCCATAGTAGGAGTTCTCAATATAGAATAATCCAAGCTTCTTAATCGTGGTTGAGGGCTCAACGCACCCTGTGTATGTGAGGATGAAGGCGCCTGCGATTGTTAATACTAGTAACACTGCCAGCAGGCGGTGTCTCTCCAAGGCTATCCCTCCTCGAATCTCTCAGTCTTACTAACCACGTAGACCAGTAGGGCTGAGTAGATTCCAACTGAGACAGCTATGTATGTTAACACTATGTCCGTGGCGGCAAAGACATGTAGTAGGATAGTGTACGCTATGCTCTGGCCTGCTGAGAACCCCACGGCTTTTAAGAGGTCTCTCTCGGTGACAGTGAGGTACACGAATACAAGGCTCAGCAGGCTACCCAGGATTATTAGGAGTAGCGTGAGGCTCACTTCTCATCCTCCTCGAGTGCGTCGTATACGGGATTCCATTCAACGCTTCTAGATTTATGCGCGGCGTAAGCTAGTACATGGCTTCCCACGGGCGCTATTATCATCAGTATTATAGCGGTGGCGAATGCGCCGCCGGCTATTATAAACCTCCCATCTAGCTCCGGCGTTCCCAGCGCGATCAATGCGACACCAATCAATGGGAACACAGCGCCATATATGGCGCCGATTGTCGCTGCATGGAGCCGCACGTAGAAGTTGGGGAAGCGGAGGAGGCCTATTGCTGCTATTAGGTCGAATACTCCTCCAGTGAAGAGGAGGATTGAGCCGAGCCAGAAGAGGATGGCTTCAATCATGCTTCCACCCGTTTCGAGGCAAGGTGCTTCGAGATAAAGATGTCGAGGAGGTATGCCCATAGAGCTAGGAGCATGGAGGGCGTGATCATGAGGGGGGAGCGATAGTAGAGGGCTATGAGTGCTAGGAACACGGCTAGGTCGTATGCTATGCAATCGATTGCCAGCACTATGTCAGGTATAGTGGGTCCCTTGACGGCTCGCAGAGTGTAGAGCACGATTGCGGCGATGTAGAGTGGCGCCGATATCACTGCTATATACTCTATATACTGGAACATACTCTTTGACCCGATTGATCCCTAGAGATAGGATGCAAGTATAAATATGTTTCGGCCATGAGGAGCACGGTTGAAAAAAGCCTAGCTACGCTTCAAGCGTAGCAGGTATACCAGTATAGATACAGAGGCCGCTACCACTACGGCTACAGCAACGGGAAGTAAGGGCATACCACCCTCCTGACCCGGCTGAGTGATTGTCGTCTGCGGTGTGCTCGTAGTCGTTGTGGTTGTAGTTGTTGTAGTAGTCGTTGTTGTAGTGGTTGTGGTTGTAGTGGTAGTTGTCGTCGTAGTTGTAGATGGAGGCGTCGCCCCATATCCCCGTAGCAGAGCCTGCCTACCGTTTGCTGCATCAAAGCTTGTTAACATCTGGTACTGCTCCTGTGGTGTTGGCGCGAGCACGTCCAGTATGTAGGGGATGACGTTGGCGAGCATCGCCACAGAGTAGTTTGAGGGTACGTTGACCTGCCACTCTCCCCCACCTATCGAGAACCCCCTGATCCTGTTTGTTCCAAACCCATCATGGCTTGTCACAGCCACCGTGAACACCCATTTATCAAGGTTCCCTGAATCGTAGAGCACCTTCTTCGATACCTCTGCTATGATGCTGTTGCTCGCCTGATCAGCGTAGACCTTGAAGTCTCCGTCCTGCGTGACCGGTGTGTCTTTATCATAGTAGTAGAGTGCTGACCTCTCTCCAACCGGGATCGGGTCGTTGCCCCATCCAGGTGCAAGTATGAGGGCCATGTGCCACTCGTAACCCTGCGCTATGGCGGCGTTCAACCCTATGGTACTGGAATTCCCCCCGTTCAACGTCGTGTGTATGTAGATGTGAACTTGCTGCATGCTCCAGCCATTGGGGCCTGACCAGGGGTTCCCTCCGAGATCCCTGAACGTTATCTTGAACACTACTTTATCTCCCTGGTCGATAACTGTGAAGCCGGTCATGTCGAAGACACCTGGCTTAAACACCGCGTTAGTAGGGTATTTGAAGCCACCGGGTCCGTCGTCGTCGCCCACTGGGTCGTTCATTTTGAACACCACGTTTCCACCTATGGCTCCACGGGGCACCTGTATCTGGTAGACCAGCCCGAACCTGGAGGAGTATTCTTTCACCATGCTACCATTGTAGAGTACGACTGCGAGGAACGCCATGCTTCCCTCGGGTAAGCCTAGGGTGGATGTATCAATAGAGAACTCGCCAGTGGTGGATGAACCGCTCCTGCTTACTCTGAGCTCGCCTGCGGCCACCTTGCTCCAACCGTTACCCGTAGCGTTAGATAGGGTTACACTAGCACTGGAGACTTCTACAAGCACCTCTTTAACCAGGTATATACCTAGATCAACCCTGTTGCCACGTGGATATACCTGGTAGCCTGGGTTAAACGGTGAGAGGGATGTTGACGGAGTAGCGAAGTAAACCCCTATCTTCAAGTCGCTGATGCTAGTGGTCGACAAGTTGAAGGCGAAGTATAGCTTGCCAGGCTCCACGAGTAGCAGCATGGAGTCAAGGGTTGCCCCTACAGGTATCCTGAGCCCATTACCGCTTGAGACTTCCGTAAACCACTGTGGTTCAATTACTCCGTCAATTGAAGGCGTGTAGCCTGAGGGCTTCGGCACATTCGTGTTCAACACGCCCACCGGGGTTCCATCAGGGTATGCTGTGACACCTAGGTAGTCTGGAGGTGTTAGCCCAGCCAGCTCGTAGGCTTTCCGCAGGTATGCCTTAAACAACGGGTCGAAGGTCTGCGGGGATCCCCCGCCGTCCCCGCCGTACCACCACCACCAGTCGCTGGCCTCAGCCTTCAGGAGGTTCCGTGCGATCTCGGGGAACTTAGTGTAGAGCTCCTTGAAGCTTTGGAGGCCGAGTTTTCCTAGAACATCGCTTCTCGCCTTGACGAGCCACATCCATGCAATGTTCTCTTGTCTATCACCTATCCATGTAGCGAGCTCTCCACCAGACCACGAGCCCTCCGGTATGCGTGCCTGGATACTCTTCCTCGGGAGGTCACTGTAGCCGTTGCCATAGCTGTCCCGCGGTATATTAGAGATATCCTTCCCGGAGAGATCCAGGTAGGAGTATGTCTTCAAGGGTAGTTGCTGCGCGGTATCAGGGTACCTGGCTATGAATGCTCCGGGTGTAGTTGTCTCAACCTGCCCCTGGGATTGGAGCTCTGAAAGCCTCTTGTAGAGCTCGTTGAGGAATAAGTCACCGAATTTCTCGTAGTTCTCCCAGGGGTTTTCACCATCTAACGCTATCACGATCATCCTGGGACCGTTCACAGAGGCCCTTAAAGAGAGTATCCTGTTAACCAGGTCGTTCACGGCGTCAACGTAGCTTCGCCCACTATACTGGAAGCTTATAAGGTTGCTTAGCTCGGTGCTCCTGAAAACCACGTATATCCTGCCGGCTTGTAGATCAATGTACCAGG
Coding sequences within it:
- a CDS encoding heavy metal translocating P-type ATPase; translated protein: MRRREPVEIIGVDCSTCIYAIKRRLADLRGNVKLESDFLGNAVIEYDDEYVSLSEIYHAIRDAGYDLVKEELEVFAEEIQPETAVAVEKEIRRLPGILDVRVDTLTCRILVRFNPRTVEKHYILSLLDNMGLSLREEPRGGRGGTKAHIARRFAAFATGLTVLIISMSHILPHDAGIPVLLALSSLTVLLSYDVFLKGFKSLFMWAPTMESLIALSAGITFVSGILLCITGSATRYQAMFLEASAGVLGFVNLGRYLEDSLRKRALTHLTVLETSLNSKVRVVEDGRVEEVSADAVSLNSIIEVKAGEKILVDGIVVDGWGYVDESTFTGEPIPVLKSSENRDRVLAGTILTSGYIRVRVTRKGRDTALYNLLASAREAVLHRPGFQQLADKAVGKLTWIVTASALVTVFSWYIYSGDIFLSLLFAASVLAVSCPCPLGIAIPMVVSIGVIKASREGILVKKGDVFERIPASNILLLDKTGTITVGKPSLKGVVTLGGYSREEIMKYVCSVEQRSEHPLARAISNYCRDAGVSVEDPEFFEHLPGLGVLGVVMGKRVGVGSINLVKGLGVEINSGTQTLIDEIGRSGGTPVLVVIGDEVAAVLEIRDEVREDALNVVKYFKSVGFKVGIASGDIEENVKHVGKELGLDFFYSGLRPEDKGRLIHGIQGGGQRVLYVGDGVNDAIALSAAFVGIAVGNATDIARESGDAILLRDSLETMITLHKLSKRVLRKARENLAWAFIYNGVLIPVAAGVLYPFNGLMLMPEMAALAMILSDVTVILNSLSLLWWKP
- a CDS encoding YHS domain-containing protein, with product MEYVDPVCGMRVDPSKSKHKTLYKGRIYYFCSSRCKEEFERNPEYYLSHGPRGMPG
- a CDS encoding SAM hydrolase/SAM-dependent halogenase family protein — translated: MRSGLIALLTDFGYRDPYVGVMKGVIKSINPAAEIVDLTHGVTRHSIVEAAVVLLVSAKYFPHGTIFVVVVDPGVGSERRALVVETNNYILLGPDNGCLSLLAARDGVKRAFDISNTRFKLRDTSHTFHGRDVFAPVAAWISLGVPLEEVGVEVPAGSLRMLDIEAPRVGGDHSVEGSVIYIDVYGNIMTNIGPAEITEAGFLQGDKLKVVGPTGVTGTCVFTTSFSLVAPGELACYMNSWGYLEVAVNMGDAARMLGVAQGSRIMFAKAGHEVRSGI
- a CDS encoding proton-conducting transporter membrane subunit; translation: MLQHVVGLIPFLPVLGAFITPLTYIVSRSRRVVFAQGVAFSLITLVLSLIAVVQAYREGTPSFYIMGGWPPPLGITYTLDMVSALLALTTSLVMTIIMAYSAEYIVDEGYPWYVTLMLGAFSGMLGVIMTSDVFNLFVMLEVTGVSSYGLVMYYRSKAGSIVSGLKYAFIGAMGTTLYLLALALIYNTYGSLNLVDLSLKIHGYPGSSITLEDAGYSVISAGIIMVLALWTFSIKSGVFPNHFWLPDAHPAAPAPVSAMLSGLVVNVGAIGLYKVLYMMYGGTLPARVTPVRDLASLLVVSTGMVSAIIGALLMGIQQDVKRIIAYSTVMNTGYIFMSLGVLNAGGLLAFLYHTVVHSLAKSTLFLGIGVLVRYAGTRRINELAGFGRIHPLPGIAIGVSVLTLAGIPPLPGFLSKLLMYEALFNYNPVFAIAMIVASAIGLLAYMKLFFTLLFEAPVRKPRDTRYRLAEASALTASLILLVVGAACLFNPGFFNTVFIKPVDQVSDLMTYINHLAKSLI
- a CDS encoding Na+/H+ antiporter subunit E codes for the protein MIDRLAASLLVFIIYILIAGSLTPYDIATGVIVASVAGWVTGRYLVRNPGKLLQPSRLLVSLLYFLKYMTVIEFKAHMDVVKRIFNMNIRPGIVKVPVTVVSDYARLLVANSITNTPGTVVVDERDGFFYVNWIDVSTTEPWQARLLISEEFERYASKIFD
- a CDS encoding Na+/H+ antiporter subunit C, giving the protein MSESAFTWSLLLIVLVLNALISIYGIVYRRSLVKKLISLTMLSDTVFVVFIMIGYRLVYPSIPPILVELTPENLEYVKQHGVDPLPQALVLTGIVIGMAVNALIAFGIIQAYRLKGTTDARRLVEAVSEEVPEE
- a CDS encoding MnhB domain-containing protein; translated protein: MERHRLLAVLLVLTIAGAFILTYTGCVEPSTTIKKLGLFYIENSYYGNYSSMSPESVTAIVWDYRGLDTVYETAVFFLAIVGGLAVFRGLKPLRPGRGEGLTGIARTSTKIVSVMIIGASASIALHGHLTPGGGFQGGSTLGVAFLLLIPVYSVYAVLSKGVTSEKLIAVRGLALASIGIVALLPVFKGLELASNTRFYPSHVAGMLISGSLFLYNFFEYIAVAAGFAAVFLYLSLIEEGEGSE
- a CDS encoding hydrogenase subunit MbhD domain-containing protein; its protein translation is MSLTLLLIILGSLLSLVFVYLTVTERDLLKAVGFSAGQSIAYTILLHVFAATDIVLTYIAVSVGIYSALLVYVVSKTERFEEG
- the mnhG gene encoding monovalent cation/H(+) antiporter subunit G produces the protein MIEAILFWLGSILLFTGGVFDLIAAIGLLRFPNFYVRLHAATIGAIYGAVFPLIGVALIALGTPELDGRFIIAGGAFATAIILMIIAPVGSHVLAYAAHKSRSVEWNPVYDALEEDEK
- a CDS encoding monovalent cation/H+ antiporter complex subunit F, whose product is MFQYIEYIAVISAPLYIAAIVLYTLRAVKGPTIPDIVLAIDCIAYDLAVFLALIALYYRSPLMITPSMLLALWAYLLDIFISKHLASKRVEA
- a CDS encoding glucodextranase DOMON-like domain-containing protein → MRCEIMRIILLLALSLLLLSMLQPTLPVTSGLSNKIYVAIVWHYHQPWYYSADESYLVLPWVRMHAVGNYYKMAYILSKYPDIRVTFTFSGSLLEQLTDMVENNKMDAREIIAWKIVNGTVTREDVFRMLQIPGGFFDINWGRIIDNSPRFRELRSLAQSAWSNCSTITRSESELMSCVVDSFTGGNLTGQNVIDLAVLFNLLWIDPQVAKEKYPDIYSLMEKAYSQSKPSYTTSDLRAVLLVHRDILANVVPAYRDLVSRGQVELIPVPYSHPLAPIVADLGFSEDLEIHISESMRLFKKYFNVTPAGVWPAEQAVNEEVLAAFKRAGVNWTITDESILGKAGVNTADVNMLGTPWYIDLQAGRIYVVFRSTELSNLISFQYSGRSYVDAVNDLVNRILSLRASVNGPRMIVIALDGENPWENYEKFGDLFLNELYKRLSELQSQGQVETTTPGAFIARYPDTAQQLPLKTYSYLDLSGKDISNIPRDSYGNGYSDLPRKSIQARIPEGSWSGGELATWIGDRQENIAWMWLVKARSDVLGKLGLQSFKELYTKFPEIARNLLKAEASDWWWWYGGDGGGSPQTFDPLFKAYLRKAYELAGLTPPDYLGVTAYPDGTPVGVLNTNVPKPSGYTPSIDGVIEPQWFTEVSSGNGLRIPVGATLDSMLLLVEPGKLYFAFNLSTTSISDLKIGVYFATPSTSLSPFNPGYQVYPRGNRVDLGIYLVKEVLVEVSSASVTLSNATGNGWSKVAAGELRVSRSGSSTTGEFSIDTSTLGLPEGSMAFLAVVLYNGSMVKEYSSRFGLVYQIQVPRGAIGGNVVFKMNDPVGDDDGPGGFKYPTNAVFKPGVFDMTGFTVIDQGDKVVFKITFRDLGGNPWSGPNGWSMQQVHIYIHTTLNGGNSSTIGLNAAIAQGYEWHMALILAPGWGNDPIPVGERSALYYYDKDTPVTQDGDFKVYADQASNSIIAEVSKKVLYDSGNLDKWVFTVAVTSHDGFGTNRIRGFSIGGGEWQVNVPSNYSVAMLANVIPYILDVLAPTPQEQYQMLTSFDAANGRQALLRGYGATPPSTTTTTTTTTTTTTTTTTTTTTTTTTTTSTPQTTITQPGQEGGMPLLPVAVAVVVAASVSILVYLLRLKRS